The following coding sequences are from one Humulus lupulus chromosome X, drHumLupu1.1, whole genome shotgun sequence window:
- the LOC133803706 gene encoding tryptophan aminotransferase-related protein 3-like — protein MGKATRSLIILILLLISVCSLTLNVLLIIFKRVRVFDDDELSWSRRAAKEAERVAAISCSGHGRAYMDSSLVVDEQPVCECNSCYAGSHCQKLLPSCPANADGGDPLFLEPFWMENAGSSAILVAGWHRMSYTFNQSSFMSKQLEARIRQMHAIVGNAVTEGKYIIFGTGSSQLVNAAIHALSPHNSSSPSIVVPLIPYYPLYKLQTEYFQEVDYKFEEDESLWMNKMNSYSNDNTTTTLIEIVTSPNNPDGQLNRARLQHPNAKAIYDRVYYWPHFTAISAPADDDIMLFSLSKLTGHAGSRLGWAVVKDETVFTRMSGYMSLNTMGVSHESQLRALHLMKVIIERKEGETIFDFGYKTMRNRWEKLNDIISLSKRFSLQKLESQYCNFFNKIRGPSPAYAWLKCLRKEEEKDCSAVLTAANINGRRGSTYGDEDKYVRLSLVRTQDDFDNLLSRVKILISEEDSAKSI, from the exons ATGGGAAAGGCTACAAGAAgcttaataatattaatattattgcTGATATCGGTGTGTTCTTTAACTCTAAACGTTTTGTTGATTATATTCAAGAGAGTGAGAGTTTTTGATGATGATGAGCTGAGTTGGAGCAGAAGGGCTGCAAAGGAAGCTGAGAGAGTGGCAGCCATCTCATGCTCCGGCCATGGAAGAGCCTACATGGATAGTAGCTTGGTCGTTGATGAACAACCTGTTTGTGAGTGCAATTCTTGCTACGCTGGCTCTCACTGTCAAAAACTCCTTCCTTCTTGTCCTGCAAATGCTGAtgg TGGAGATCCATTATTCTTGGAGCCATTTTGGATGGAAAATGCAGGCAGCAGTGCAATCTTGGTGGCTGGTTGGCACAGAATGAGCTACACCTTCAACCAATCAAGTTTCATGTCCAAACAGCTCGAAGCTCGAATTCGCCAAATGCATGCCATTGTTGGAAATGCAGTGACTGAGGGAAAGTACATTATTTTTGGTACTGGCTCATCACAACTTGTCAATGCTGCTATTCATGCCCTTTCACCTCATAATTCATCTTCTCCTTCTATAGTTGTACCTTTAATCCCTTATTACCCG CTTTACAAACTACAAACAGAGTATTTTCAAGAGGTGGATTACAAGTTTGAAGAGGATGAATCTTTGTGGATGAACAAGATGAACAGCTACTCTAATGATAATACTACCACCACTCTAATTGAAATAGTAACTTCACCAAACAATCCTGACGGGCAACTCAATCGTGCTCGTCTTCAACACCCAAATGCCAAAGCCATATACGATCGAGTCTATTATTGGCCACATTTCACTGCAATTTCAGCTCCGGCTGATGATGATATCATGCTCTTTTCACTTTCCAAGCTAACTGGTCATGCAGGCAGCAGATTAGG TTGGGCAGTGGTGAAGGATGAGACTGTGTTCACAAGAATGAGTGGATATATGAGTTTGAACACCATGGGAGTTTCACACGAGTCTCAGCTAAGAGCTCTACATCTTATGAAAGTAATTATTGAAAGGAAAGAAGGAGAGACAATATTTGATTTTGGATATAAAACAATGAGAAATCGTTGGGAAAAATTGAATGATATCATATCACTCTCGAAACGCTTTTCTCTTCAAAAATTAGAATCTCAATACTGTAATTTCTTCAACAAAATTAGGGGACCATCACCAG CTTATGCATGGTTGAAGTGcctaagaaaagaagaagaaaaagactgCTCTGCAGTTCTCACTGCAGCAAATATAAATGGCCGCAGAGGAAGCACTTATGGCGATGAAGACAAGTATGTACGACTTAGCCTTGTACGGACCCAGGATGACTTTGATAATCTACTCAGCCGAGTCAAGATTTTAATCTCAGAAGAAGACAGTGCTAAATCTATTTGA